Within the Telopea speciosissima isolate NSW1024214 ecotype Mountain lineage chromosome 4, Tspe_v1, whole genome shotgun sequence genome, the region TTTATTATAGTCTGCAGTCTCTGAGTGGTCCTTGTTGGTCCCACTTCCATGGTTCAGCCCATTTTCTCAAGCCATCCAAAATTCAAAGCTTAGTTAGACTGTTAGATTCGATTTCCATGTTTTTAATTTGTTAATGGGCTATCTCTCAATCACTACGGGTCTACGGCCAAGGGTATCAAATTAGAATCGAAAACAGCTCTTTTAAATCGACCAaatcggttttggttttaaaaactGAAAATTTATTAGGTTAAAAACTGTCTGTTTGAATCACACCGGATCGAAGAAAGTGTAACCCATAtgaatcatggtttgaggtatcgggtTTCCACCGTATTAATATGTAcaggttttaaacgtttatatttaataaaaaatcgatactattctcatataaattgagaaatttttatttgaaatacatgcatTTAATTTTCGGTATCCAtacattgaccttgagttgaagtgATATTATGAAAAATGCAACCCTTCGAATCATCTTTACGTTGGTGAAAGAATCAAACCGATCAAAGttcaggagagagagatatgatcaCTTAAGTCTAAGGTCTTAATAAACgctaaaaaatagaaatgtgTTTTAAACGTGGGAATGCTTGCTGTTCGTCTTTTTTTCCCTAGTaaatgtgtttaaaacggtaaaaaacaAGAACGCGTTTTTTATACCAGTGATCTAATCTTGTTGGGATCAATGGTAAGGCTGTAGAAAaagtattaaaatcctctgcaataccAGCGGGGCGGCAATGCACATCCGGCGGCAcagtagaggccatgtgtgtgccatcggatgtgcactgccggtactgcagaggatcctggtccgctgaaaaaccaaaccaattggaCCCTTAATTCACTCGTCCGAACGAAGGAGACGCAAATGGGAAATGTCGCATCCTCTGGGTTTGTTTTTTATCCAGTCATACACTAGACACTAATACAGATAGAATCCGGGACACCGTTAGATGGTCCTGAGGGACGATCTTGATCTTTTGATCTGGAATCTGATGGGGATCGGACGTCTAGCAGCTATAGCATCGTACAGTGGAGTTACATCATAGCATCCTGATTCCTCTGTGACGTTAACCGACGAAGATCAGTTTCGGAAACGTTATAAAGTAATTACTGCTAAACCCGCGTTGTTTGTAATTGTTTAATCATACTATCTGCAAGTGCTAACTTCATTGCTTCTTCTTGAGGTCTTGTGAACTTTGTCCTTATTAGCCTTTTCTACTGTTCCACTTGCTTTCTCTACTTCAGTCTCAAATCTGAATCGAGTGTCTTAAAGTGGCTTCCACAGTTTCTACTGTCTCCACCTTTCCTCACTCTATCAATCGCAGAAGCAGAACCGAAATGGGTTCTGTTTCTCTGAAGATTGGGGATGGGACTGCCAGATTCAGAAGAGCTTCCTTGTGTTCTTCAGCTCTCAATCTTATTATGCTATTCTCTGTCCTCACCACCAATCTTTTCGCTCTCTACGCTTTCACTTCGTCACCGACAAATCAAACGCTCCATCATACTCACAAGAACATCTCTCTCATCTCGGAACATGTGTCTATTATCCTCAGAGAGATCGAGTCATCCCAGAAGAAGCTTGCCCGGATGGAGAAAGAGCTCCTCGGCTACCAGAACATCGATGTCTCAAGACCCAACGTCGCTAATGAGCTGAAGCTATTCCTACAACACCACCCACTTCCCCTCGGCAAAGATTCCAAGAGTGGGATCACTGAAATGGTGTCTTCCGTCGGCCATTCCTGCGACAAATCCACGGAACTCTTGTCTCAATACATGAATTACAAGGTTGGTGGAGCTTGCCCTGATGATTTGAGCCTCGCCCAGAAGTTGATTTCGAGGGGTTGCGAGCCATTGCCTAGGAGGCGGTGTTTTACCAAGGCCATACCTAAGGTGGGTCTCCTCCCATTTCCACTGTCTCTTTGGAAACCTGTTAGTGACAAGATTGTCAGTTGGAGTGGACTAGGTTGCAAGACTTTTGACTGCTTGAAAACTAAGAAAGTTGGTAGAGGTTGCGTAGGTTGCTTTGATTTGGTTAATGGAACCGAAAAACATAGGTTTATTAAGGCCAGAAGTAAGAACGATTTTCTTGTTGATGACGTCTTGGCGCTGGGGAATGGAGGAATCAGAATAGGGCTTGATCTCGGAGGTGGGTCTGGCAGTTTTGCGGCGAGGTTGGCTGAGAGGAAAGTGACAGTGGTGACAACCGCTTTGGATGTGGACGCCCCTTTCAACGAATTCATAGCTGCAAGAGGGCTTTTCCCTCTGTTTTCAAGTTTGGATCAGAGGTTCCCATTTCATGACAATGTCTTTGATCTGGTTCACGCAGTGAATGGGTTGGGCGATGGGGGTCATCCGGAGAAAATGGAGTTCCTGATGTTCGATATAGATCGGATTTTGCGGGCTGGAGGCTTGTTTTGGTTGGACAACTTCTACTGTTCAGATGAGGAGCGGAAGAGGACTCTAATGAGATTGATTGAGAGATTTGGGTACAAGAAGTTGAAATGGGTTGTGGGGGAGAAGGTTGATGCCGCTGGGACTGGGAAGTCCCTGGTTTACTTGTCTGCAATTCTACAGAAACCTGTAAGAGTATGATGAGACAAAGAGTTTGTGTTTTACAGGATGTGGCCAGAGGTATGAATGCTGGTccagtttctatttctgttcaCACACAATTTGTGTCAATTCATTGCTTCTTTTCTATATGAAATAAGTGAagcctttgttttttcttttcctgacTGTGAATTGGCAGTGGAGGAAGGATAACCTGTAATTTAAGATCTATTGGCAGGACTACTTCTTTAGGTAGGGCAATGGGATGGTGTTGTACCAATATTCTATTTCAGTAGCAAGATGAATCGGTGTAATAGATACTTCCTGGAGTGAAGACTTTCCCTGAGACAATTATGTTTTTCAAGTTTCGTGGTCTTATGTTGCAAGAAGAAAGAGTAGTAGAATTGTTTATTTGAACCATGAAATACTGGAAATGAGAAATTGATCAAGTGTGACCAAACAACCACTTCTTGAATCTACGAAGGTCTGAACTGCATTGATTTGTTCCAATAGATTTAATGCTCGATGAATTGTACTTTGTAGCTTATAAGATGTgaatgtatttttattttggaattgCATTCTAAATTTTGCTTGGTATTGCTTcattcaatttcatttttggaaATAGCTGGTAaggtttgtatttatttttaagCATTTTCATTCAAACAAAAATCTTCTTTGCTAATAAAATGGTTGGAATTTCTTCTAGGTTAACCTGCTGTTGGATCTGAATATCACTCTGTCCAACCATTTTATATgcttcttctcccattaggtTCCCACCTTTTATTCGGCATGTATTAGTTCATATCTGATGTTGTGGATGTGTTTGATCACATTGTGAAAGATGAGGCATAAAATAAGATTGAGAAACAATGTCTCCTGTTCATGGAGGCATCTGTTTATAGGTACATATTATATTTCTTTTGAGAATGCTCCCTTGGACATGTCTTAATTCAGGAAGAAAGTACTTACTTCCTCTATATCTTACTTTGTTTTTTCACTGATACTCAGTAACTGTTTTATTGAAGAACATAGTTCATATCATGCATCTGCCCTGTCAATCTGACTACAGATCCGGGTCCTTACTATTAAAATTTATGGTTCCGGTTGTTAGCTTCCCCACCCGattgatttataattttttccCCAATTTTTCCTTGTATGTACTTTCTGTGATTGTCGTCACAGAGGGCAGTCTTTTGAATGTGATATGACAAGGTTATGAAGTTCAAAATATCATTCTTCACCATGCCCCCAAACCCCCGGACATCAGATGTACAAGTGAGTCCATCAGAGTGGAGATGTGATGACTTGCTTTGGTAGATGTAAGGGAATTTGATCTTGCTTGTTTCTGTTGGTGGCTGGTTCTTAGTGAGTGTAAAACTGAATATGTTCCTCACTCTAAAGATAGCCTTGGATGAAAAACTTTATGAGAATAATTTGCATATTGTTTTGTACTTTTTAAGGATCAAGATTGCAACATTTTATCATTTATATTTGGTCTAATGACACTATAATGCTGGGGATTTAATTCCTTGTATTCTATGATCTTATGATCCTCCATAGCATTTTATGAAGGTCTTCAAATTTTTTAAGTACTGTTCCTCTGCCTCCAAAAATACCTTCAGTATCATTGGAAAATTGGTTAACCTACATTTACCTCTTCTGATCCTAACCCTCTTGCCAATCCTCTCTCCTCCAATCGAGCAAAACGGCAATGAAGGATATCAACTGCAATGCTAaacaggagaaagagaagggggggggggggtatgtgTGGCACTATTGTTAGTACCCATGGAGCGTAACTGAGACCCTCCCTGTCAATTCTCTACAACCCCTTCcaaacctttttcttttcaaacatAATCAAAAAAATCCCTACACGCATCATCATAAGATTTTTTAGTTATTCTTGCCCACCACACATTTTTGCcatttctttcatttcctcGACACTTCCTAGAACTATTAAtcaagaattttcttttctcaaatgAAAGCCCCTAGGGGGCATGTAGTTATCCCCTTAAGCACAGTGTTCAATCTCTTGGAAAGGGTTTTTTAGTAAAACCATgctgggggggaggggagaaaacCAAATGTATAGAAGGAAATTTTATGTTTTCACTTCGATTAATATACATTACCTTAATAAGTGGATAGAGTTATTGATGTAAAAACAACTATTGGCTTTTCTGATTATGCAATCCCAGTGAAGCTGATAGTCATGAATCTTTGGGCCATACAATCACTTTGTAAGGATCAAAGGAATAAAAGTTAGAGTATATTTTTTTCCAATAACCCCTACCCTCTTCTCATGAGTCCCTCTTAAGGCCAGTTTTTAGCTTAAAGGAAAAGCAAGATCTCAACTTTCACTGTTGTACTAGGTATGTAC harbors:
- the LOC122657426 gene encoding probable methyltransferase At1g29790; the encoded protein is MGSVSLKIGDGTARFRRASLCSSALNLIMLFSVLTTNLFALYAFTSSPTNQTLHHTHKNISLISEHVSIILREIESSQKKLARMEKELLGYQNIDVSRPNVANELKLFLQHHPLPLGKDSKSGITEMVSSVGHSCDKSTELLSQYMNYKVGGACPDDLSLAQKLISRGCEPLPRRRCFTKAIPKVGLLPFPLSLWKPVSDKIVSWSGLGCKTFDCLKTKKVGRGCVGCFDLVNGTEKHRFIKARSKNDFLVDDVLALGNGGIRIGLDLGGGSGSFAARLAERKVTVVTTALDVDAPFNEFIAARGLFPLFSSLDQRFPFHDNVFDLVHAVNGLGDGGHPEKMEFLMFDIDRILRAGGLFWLDNFYCSDEERKRTLMRLIERFGYKKLKWVVGEKVDAAGTGKSLVYLSAILQKPVRV